Proteins found in one Vallitalea guaymasensis genomic segment:
- a CDS encoding FAD-dependent oxidoreductase: MIIEADYIILGAGMYGLYASKDLVDKGNKVVILEHDCNSFQRASYINQARVHRGYHYPRSYATAIKSADYFKRFYMDFEFAINNRYKSIYGIAENYSLTSAKQFKSFCKKADIPCTEVYTNQYFKKNLVEQAFLTEEYALDAGTINEWFMEKLNENKKCKICYDIRIREVSIKGGKYVIRTEDGNIFMASTVINTTYASVNQILRQFQAPLFKIRYEISEIIICKIKENYSELGLTLMDGPFFSIMPFGNGNYHSLTSVTFTHHKTCNEILPHFPCQERNKKCTLYNLENCNLCDERPKTFFHSMKQLANKYLAMDMNITYIKSLFAIKPLLDVSEMDDSRPTVIKVWGKEPRLITVLSGKINTVYDLEKVIG, translated from the coding sequence ATGATTATTGAGGCTGATTATATTATATTAGGTGCTGGTATGTATGGGTTATATGCCAGCAAAGATTTAGTTGATAAAGGAAATAAAGTGGTCATATTAGAACATGATTGTAATAGTTTTCAGAGAGCATCCTATATTAATCAAGCTAGAGTACATAGAGGATATCATTATCCAAGAAGCTATGCTACAGCTATAAAGTCAGCTGATTATTTTAAAAGGTTTTATATGGACTTTGAATTTGCAATCAACAATAGATACAAGAGCATATATGGAATTGCTGAAAATTATTCATTAACTTCCGCTAAGCAATTCAAAAGTTTTTGCAAGAAGGCAGATATACCATGTACAGAAGTGTATACTAACCAATATTTTAAGAAAAACTTGGTTGAACAAGCTTTTTTGACGGAAGAATATGCTTTGGATGCAGGAACGATCAATGAATGGTTTATGGAAAAATTAAATGAGAATAAGAAGTGTAAAATTTGTTATGACATAAGAATAAGAGAGGTATCAATCAAAGGTGGCAAATATGTTATTAGGACAGAAGATGGAAATATATTTATGGCATCTACGGTCATCAATACTACTTATGCAAGTGTAAATCAAATACTTAGACAATTTCAAGCACCACTTTTTAAAATAAGATACGAGATAAGTGAAATCATCATATGCAAGATAAAAGAGAATTATAGTGAACTGGGGTTAACATTGATGGATGGACCATTTTTTTCTATAATGCCTTTTGGCAATGGTAATTATCATTCTCTTACATCTGTTACTTTTACACATCATAAAACATGTAATGAAATATTGCCCCATTTTCCCTGCCAGGAAAGAAACAAAAAATGTACGCTATACAATCTAGAGAATTGTAATTTGTGTGATGAGAGACCAAAGACCTTTTTTCATAGCATGAAACAGTTGGCTAATAAATATCTTGCTATGGATATGAACATTACTTATATAAAATCATTATTTGCTATAAAACCATTATTGGATGTTTCAGAGATGGATGATTCCAGACCTACAGTTATAAAAGTATGGGGAAAAGAACCAAGATTGATTACGGTACTATCAGGTAAAATTAATACAGTGTATGATTTGGAGAAGGTGATTGGATGA